A segment of the uncultured Desulfobulbus sp. genome:
AGTTATATTCGAATTCTCGACAGCTCGGACTTCACCGCCCTCTTCCCCCACTTCAGCAGGGACAATATCGGCCACGACCGATTAAAAATCCTGTTGGATGTCTCCAGGCTCGAATATTCAACCAGCGACATTCACCGTTACCTGCTCGATGAAATCGGGCTGGAAATTGAAAAATACACCCATTCGACCATACTGGTCCTGCTGACTCTCGGCGGCACCCGCTCCAAGGTTATCCGGCTGTACAATGCCCTGAAAAAGCTCGATCAAAAAAAGGCTGCATTGCCCGTCTGCAAAGTCAGGAAGCAGCGCACGAGCAACCTGCCGGGCATAACCCTCAAATGCCTGCCCTCCGATGCCTTTTTCGGCAAACGGTGCAGCCTGCCCTTTGACAATGCGATCGGCAGGATATCCGCCGGCCTTGTCACGCCCTACCCTCCGGGCATTCCCATCCTCGTCCCCGGTCAGCTCATCCAGCAGGAGACCATAGACTATCTGCGGACCCTGATTGCGCAAAACACCCGCATTCAAGGTATGTACGACGGACAGATCTACGTTGTTTAGACAGTTGTCGCCCCCGGAGACGAACAGGGGGTTCAGGCAAAACAATCCGACAAGCCACCAGACCCCTGCCGGATCTTCGTGCTGTGCCGGGCAGACAGGAATATCGAAATCAGTTCCCGCAGGAAGGCGACACCATCGGCTGTGCACCGGTCTCGACACGCACGGTCACCGGCATGCCCAGTTTCAGTTCATGATCGGGATCACAGGCAAGGACCCGGGCGCGATAGACCAGCTTGGTGCGCAATTCCGTGGTTTCAACGGTTTTCGGGGTGAACTCGGCGGTTGAGGAAATAAAACCGACCCAGCCTTTGTAGGCCTTGTTCGGAAAGCTGTCGGTATAAATCTGAACCCGCATGCCTGCACGCATCCTGCCGAGATCGGGTTCGCTGACATAGGCGCGAACCCAGAGCGGATTGGTCAGGGCCAGGGTCAAGACAGGTGCCCCCGCTGAGGCCATGGCTCCGGGCTCCAGAATCCGACTGCGGATAGTGCCCTCGGCGGGTGCGGCCAGGCGGCTGTCGTTGAGTTTTCGCTGAGCCAGATCCCTGGCCGCGGTCAACGCCTCGAGATTTGCCTGGGCAGTGCGGATATCCTCCTCGCGCGGTCCCTCGACAACCAGGGAGAGCTGATCCTCAGCCGCCCGCTGCGCCGCCTCCAGTGTGTCGACCTTGGCCTTGGCACTGTCGACCTCCTGCTGGGAAATCCGGTTGGTCACCCGCAGGATCTGCAGACGGTCAAAATTGAGCCTGGCCTCTTGCAAGGTTGCTTTGGCCGAGTCGAGCCCGGCCTTGGCCATTTCAATTTCCTGCGTGCGGCTGCCGTTTTTGAGCTTGGCCAACGCCTCCGTCTGCGCCTGCACCTCGGCACTCAATCGATCGACCTCCAGCTGAAAACGAACCGGATCGAGCTCCGCCACCACTTGACCGGACTGGACCATTGCCCCCTCATCCACCAATACATGGGCAATGCGGCCGCTGTCTTGAAAGGCCATCTGCACCTCGCGAATATCGACGTTGCCGTACAGCACCAGGCCTGGGCCGTCTGCCCGTTGTTCGTCCTGATCCGAGCAGGCGATCACGCCGCAGACAAGGAGAAAAACCGAGCCCGCCAGGAGAAGACGACGTAGGGAAGAGGAAATGATGGGGCCTCCTGATGCGGGCAAAGCCGATCGACGTACGCTCTTCATTACCTGTCACTCACCGATAATCTTGACCAGGACCCGTTTTTTGCGACGGCCGTCAAACTCGCCGTAAAAGATCTGCTCCCAAGTGCCGAAATGGAGTTTACCCTCGGTCACCGCCACCACCACCTCACGCCCCATGACCTGCCGTTTCATGTGGGCGTCGGCATTATCTTCATAGCCGTTGTGCCGGTATTGGTTGACCGGTGCGTGCGGAGCCAACCGCTCCAGCCACTGTTCATAGTCATAGTGCAGGCCGGATTCGTCGTCGTTGATAAAGACCGAGGCCGTGATATGCATGGCGTTGCACAGCAAAAGCCCCTCGCGGATACCGCTTTCCTTGAGGCACTGTTCTACCTGCGGAGTAATATTGATAAAAGCACGCCGCGTCGGCACCTCGAACCACAGTTCTTTGTGATAGCTTTTCATGGATTTCAATGCGAGAGGAGAAAGGCCGCCGTTAATCGGCATTTGAGGCGGCTATTTGCGAGAAGGTCGGCTCGACCTCGATGAAGGCTTCAATCAAGAGCGGATCAAAATGACTGCCTTTGCCATCGATCATGATCCCCATGGCCTCCTGGTGGGACATGGAATTTTTGTACACCCGTTTGGAAATTAGTGCATCGTAGACATCGGCAATGGCCATGATTCTGCCCGCCAGGGGGATATTCTCGCCCTGCAACCCGCGCGGATAGCCGCTACCGTTGTATTTTTCATGATGACTTCCCGCTATCTCTTTGGCACAGCTCAGAAAAGAGGTCGGCTGCCCGGCCATCTGTTCGAGATTGGCAATGACCTCCTCGCCAAAGAGGGTGTGCATCTT
Coding sequences within it:
- a CDS encoding secondary thiamine-phosphate synthase enzyme YjbQ; translation: MKSYHKELWFEVPTRRAFINITPQVEQCLKESGIREGLLLCNAMHITASVFINDDESGLHYDYEQWLERLAPHAPVNQYRHNGYEDNADAHMKRQVMGREVVVAVTEGKLHFGTWEQIFYGEFDGRRKKRVLVKIIGE
- a CDS encoding HlyD family efflux transporter periplasmic adaptor subunit — encoded protein: MKSVRRSALPASGGPIISSSLRRLLLAGSVFLLVCGVIACSDQDEQRADGPGLVLYGNVDIREVQMAFQDSGRIAHVLVDEGAMVQSGQVVAELDPVRFQLEVDRLSAEVQAQTEALAKLKNGSRTQEIEMAKAGLDSAKATLQEARLNFDRLQILRVTNRISQQEVDSAKAKVDTLEAAQRAAEDQLSLVVEGPREEDIRTAQANLEALTAARDLAQRKLNDSRLAAPAEGTIRSRILEPGAMASAGAPVLTLALTNPLWVRAYVSEPDLGRMRAGMRVQIYTDSFPNKAYKGWVGFISSTAEFTPKTVETTELRTKLVYRARVLACDPDHELKLGMPVTVRVETGAQPMVSPSCGN